The following are from one region of the Chitinophagales bacterium genome:
- a CDS encoding phytoene dehydrogenase — protein MKTGLSYKQHPVDDNYEVIIVGSGMGALATGAILAKEGKKVLILEKHYTAGGFTHVFKRKNYEWDVGLHYVGSLDKDTRMMKRMFDYVTDGRLQWADMGETYDRILFGKEEYRFVKGVQNWKEQMKTYFPNAADVQAIDAYVDLVFKAASAAWPYFAEKALSPWMSWVAGWFMRSKFLRLSRPTTLEVLQSLTRNKKLIGVLTGQYGDYGLPPAQSSFAMHAMLVKHYFNGGYYPIGGAGKIAESILPVIEAAGGKLYTNAEVTRILVKNQQAIGVKMADGRELLAPVVISDAGFMNTFGRLLPAEITQKIGYQVKLGLLEPSASHISLYLGLPHSAEALRLPKANYWIYPDNYDHDANLKNYESDPEAPLPVVYISFPSAKDPDFQNRYPGRSTIEIIGFAPYPWFQKWEGTRWNKRGSDYEALKEKLIKRLLEHLFNVEPQVKGKIEHAELSTPLSTANFVNYARGEIYGLAHTPRRFQCSFLRPRTPIKNLLLTGQDITTCGIGGAMMAGVLTASALLGRNMMQHILRATEAAA, from the coding sequence GTGAAAACAGGACTATCCTACAAACAGCACCCTGTTGACGACAATTATGAAGTCATTATTGTTGGTTCGGGCATGGGAGCTCTGGCAACGGGTGCCATATTAGCCAAAGAAGGCAAAAAGGTGCTCATTCTGGAAAAGCACTATACAGCAGGCGGATTTACCCACGTATTCAAACGAAAGAATTATGAGTGGGATGTGGGGCTGCACTATGTCGGCTCGCTGGATAAAGATACGCGTATGATGAAGAGAATGTTTGATTATGTCACAGATGGACGGCTGCAGTGGGCGGATATGGGTGAGACGTATGATCGTATTCTCTTTGGGAAGGAAGAGTATCGTTTCGTGAAAGGCGTGCAGAACTGGAAGGAACAGATGAAAACATACTTTCCCAATGCTGCAGATGTGCAGGCCATTGATGCATATGTGGATTTGGTTTTCAAGGCTGCCTCTGCGGCATGGCCATATTTTGCGGAAAAAGCGTTATCGCCTTGGATGAGCTGGGTAGCAGGATGGTTCATGCGGTCAAAGTTTCTGCGCCTGTCTCGCCCAACCACGCTGGAGGTGTTGCAAAGTCTTACCCGGAATAAAAAGCTGATTGGCGTGCTCACCGGACAATATGGGGATTATGGATTGCCGCCAGCGCAAAGTAGCTTTGCCATGCATGCCATGCTGGTTAAACATTACTTTAATGGAGGGTATTATCCCATTGGTGGGGCCGGTAAGATTGCGGAATCCATATTGCCGGTCATTGAAGCCGCAGGCGGTAAACTTTATACGAATGCCGAAGTGACCCGGATTCTGGTGAAAAATCAGCAGGCTATTGGTGTAAAGATGGCTGATGGACGCGAGCTGTTAGCTCCGGTTGTGATCAGCGATGCCGGATTCATGAACACCTTCGGCAGGCTGCTGCCAGCCGAGATTACACAAAAAATTGGTTATCAGGTGAAGCTTGGTTTATTGGAACCTTCAGCCTCTCATATAAGCCTCTATCTGGGCTTGCCCCATTCAGCAGAAGCACTTCGCCTTCCAAAAGCTAACTATTGGATTTACCCGGATAATTACGATCATGATGCAAACCTGAAGAACTACGAATCTGATCCGGAGGCACCTCTGCCTGTGGTGTATATTTCTTTTCCTTCGGCTAAAGACCCTGACTTTCAGAATCGCTACCCCGGACGCAGCACAATAGAAATCATAGGGTTTGCTCCCTATCCATGGTTTCAAAAATGGGAAGGCACGCGCTGGAATAAACGCGGCAGTGACTATGAAGCCTTAAAAGAAAAACTCATCAAAAGACTGCTGGAGCACCTTTTCAATGTGGAGCCTCAGGTAAAAGGGAAAATAGAACATGCCGAGCTTTCCACACCCCTTTCTACGGCCAATTTTGTGAATTATGCCCGGGGAGAAATATATGGTTTGGCTCATACGCCTAGGCGCTTTCAGTGCAGTTTTTTGCGTCCACGCACCCCGATAAAAAACCTGCTGCTGACGGGTCAGGATATTACTACCTGTGGCATAGGCGGTGCAATGATGGCCGGAGTATTAACAGCTTCAGCGCTGCTGGGACGCAATATGATGCAACACATCCTCAGAGCCACGGAAGCTGCGGCCTGA
- the kdtA gene encoding 3-deoxy-D-manno-octulosonic acid transferase: MSRQPLLSLAVYNTFIALYAIGARLHASFSDKAKQWVIGRQDVWNQLASLSQGGDRFWIHCASLGEYEQALPLAEKLQEYGQVIVTFFSPSGYQWAGKRKGNFRFFYLPLDSRTHARKFLDIVNPRVAIFVRYDLWYHYLHELHVRNIETILISAVYRPSDIYFRCYGRFFLHMLRFFNRIFVQDKISQSLLESYGFRNVVTAGDTRVDRVAQTVERAAALPPVAIFQAEKRQMVIGSLEPRDYPVVLPVVNDAALRENLRFILAPHDVDADTLARMEREIKVGCVRFSQMREVGSWQVLLLDTVGHLMSTYRYADLVYIGGGFGEGLHNTLEPAAWGKAVLFGPRHHKFPEAEALVEAGAAFVVNNAAQLAECVRELLTGGRYLQAGEKAKKIIEQRKGATTIVWNYLAAHLSTNKYIKP, from the coding sequence ATGTCGCGTCAGCCTCTGCTGAGCCTTGCTGTTTATAATACTTTCATTGCCTTGTATGCGATAGGCGCCCGGCTGCACGCTTCGTTTAGTGACAAGGCAAAACAATGGGTAATCGGAAGACAAGACGTATGGAATCAACTGGCTTCGCTAAGTCAAGGGGGAGACCGTTTTTGGATTCATTGTGCATCACTGGGGGAATATGAACAGGCCTTACCGCTGGCGGAAAAGCTTCAGGAATACGGACAAGTGATTGTAACTTTTTTTTCCCCAAGCGGTTATCAATGGGCAGGCAAACGAAAAGGTAACTTCCGGTTTTTCTATTTGCCGTTGGATAGCCGAACGCATGCCCGCAAATTTTTGGACATAGTTAATCCGCGGGTTGCCATTTTTGTGCGCTATGACCTTTGGTATCATTATCTGCACGAGCTTCATGTGCGCAATATTGAGACCATCCTCATTTCGGCCGTTTACCGTCCTTCGGATATTTATTTCAGGTGCTATGGCCGTTTTTTTCTGCATATGCTTAGGTTTTTTAACAGGATATTTGTTCAGGATAAGATCTCGCAATCGCTTTTGGAAAGCTATGGATTCAGGAATGTTGTCACAGCCGGAGACACACGCGTAGACCGCGTAGCGCAGACTGTGGAAAGAGCTGCGGCATTGCCTCCTGTAGCAATTTTTCAGGCTGAAAAAAGGCAGATGGTGATTGGAAGCCTGGAGCCCCGGGATTATCCGGTTGTACTTCCTGTGGTCAATGATGCTGCGTTGCGTGAAAATCTGAGGTTTATCCTTGCGCCACACGATGTAGATGCAGACACCCTGGCACGCATGGAGCGGGAAATTAAGGTGGGCTGTGTACGCTTTTCTCAAATGCGGGAGGTCGGTTCCTGGCAGGTATTGCTGCTGGATACGGTGGGACACCTCATGAGCACATACAGATATGCAGACCTTGTTTATATTGGTGGTGGATTCGGAGAGGGACTGCATAACACCCTTGAACCCGCGGCATGGGGCAAGGCTGTGCTGTTTGGTCCTCGGCATCATAAATTTCCGGAAGCTGAGGCTCTTGTTGAGGCAGGAGCTGCTTTTGTAGTAAACAATGCTGCTCAACTGGCTGAGTGTGTACGTGAATTGCTCACTGGTGGCCGCTATCTGCAGGCAGGAGAGAAGGCAAAAAAAATTATTGAGCAAAGAAAAGGAGCCACGACCATAGTATGGAATTATCTGGCTGCTCACCTTTCAACAAACAAATACATTAAGCCGTGA
- the porR gene encoding cell surface polysaccharide biosynthesis protein: protein MKEIRMVDLLSQYEKIQTEIGKALSGVIQSSQFIHGPEVRAFQEELAEFMGCRHVITCANGTDALQLACMALNLKPGDEVITTDFSFVSTLEIIALLGLKPVLVDIRPDTFNIDPDEIEKHITPKTKAIIPVHLYGQCADMERIMQIAAKYGLYVIEDTAQAIGAEYRFPDGTVKKAGTIGTIGTTSFFPSKNLGCYGDGGAIFTNDDALADELRSLANHGQKEQYHYQRVGVNSRLDAIQAAILRVKLRYLQDYTQARREAAAFYDKAFQQWEALSIPARATNSTHVFHQYTITLHGINREELRKALAAKKIPTMVYYPKPLHAHSAYKYLNYADKEFPIAVDMSNRVLSLPMHSELDATQLEYITSAVKEFIQQQ, encoded by the coding sequence ATGAAAGAAATCCGGATGGTTGATCTTTTGTCTCAGTATGAAAAAATACAGACTGAGATAGGTAAAGCTCTATCCGGGGTAATACAATCAAGTCAGTTTATCCATGGTCCGGAAGTAAGGGCCTTTCAGGAAGAACTGGCTGAGTTTATGGGCTGCCGGCATGTAATTACCTGCGCCAACGGAACCGATGCCCTTCAGCTGGCATGCATGGCCCTTAATCTGAAACCGGGCGATGAGGTGATTACTACCGATTTCAGTTTCGTTTCTACTCTGGAAATTATCGCCCTCCTGGGCCTGAAACCTGTGCTGGTGGATATCCGCCCGGACACATTCAACATAGACCCCGATGAGATTGAAAAACATATCACCCCAAAAACCAAAGCCATCATTCCGGTGCATCTGTATGGACAGTGTGCCGATATGGAACGTATCATGCAGATAGCCGCCAAATATGGCCTGTATGTAATTGAAGATACCGCCCAGGCCATTGGAGCAGAGTACCGCTTTCCGGACGGCACAGTTAAAAAAGCCGGTACTATCGGCACTATTGGCACCACTTCTTTCTTTCCTTCAAAGAATCTGGGCTGCTATGGCGATGGCGGAGCAATCTTCACCAATGACGATGCCCTTGCCGATGAATTGAGAAGCCTGGCCAATCACGGACAAAAGGAACAATATCATTATCAGCGCGTAGGGGTTAATTCCAGGCTGGATGCCATACAGGCTGCTATTCTCCGGGTAAAGCTGCGTTACCTGCAGGATTACACGCAGGCGCGCAGAGAAGCAGCTGCCTTTTATGATAAAGCCTTTCAGCAGTGGGAGGCATTATCCATCCCTGCCCGGGCAACCAACTCTACTCATGTTTTTCATCAATACACGATTACTCTGCACGGCATAAACCGGGAGGAACTCAGAAAAGCCCTGGCGGCAAAAAAAATTCCCACCATGGTGTATTATCCGAAACCTTTACATGCCCACTCTGCGTATAAATACTTAAATTATGCCGACAAAGAGTTCCCGATTGCTGTAGACATGAGCAATAGAGTGCTATCACTTCCCATGCATTCGGAGTTGGATGCAACGCAACTGGAATATATCACATCGGCAGTAAAAGAATTTATCCAGCAACAATAA
- a CDS encoding UDP-glucose 6-dehydrogenase, with protein sequence MNIAIIGTGYVGLVTGTCLAETGNNVICVDIDEEKVRKMLSGIVPIYEPHLDVLFERNIREGRLTFTTQLADAVKASKIIFLALPTPPDEDGSADLSYVLGVAEELGKIITEYKVIVDKSTVPVGTAEKVRAAIQKNAKVDFDVVSNPEFLREGFAVDDFMKPDRVVVGTSSERARKLMEELYKPYVRQGNPIIFMDEKSAELTKYAANAFLATKITFMNEIANFCEKVGANVDMVRIGIGSDSRIGKRFLFPGIGYGGSCFPKDVQALVKSGREHGYEFKILESVMAVNEKQKTIIIPKITQYFGSNGSLSGKRFAMWGLAFKPDTDDIREAPALYIIDELLKLGVHIVAFDPEAMPNVKKKLGNKIEYAPDRYSALKDADALIIATEWSEFRSPDFEKMASLMKQKVIFDGRNLYEPAEMQAKGFYYRSIGREQAN encoded by the coding sequence ATGAACATTGCAATCATAGGTACCGGGTATGTCGGACTGGTAACCGGCACCTGTCTTGCTGAAACCGGTAATAACGTGATATGTGTGGACATAGATGAAGAGAAAGTCCGCAAAATGCTAAGTGGCATAGTGCCTATCTATGAGCCACACCTGGATGTACTTTTTGAAAGAAACATTCGCGAGGGACGGCTGACCTTTACTACTCAACTGGCGGATGCAGTGAAGGCATCAAAAATTATATTTCTCGCCCTCCCCACGCCTCCAGATGAAGACGGATCTGCTGATCTGTCCTACGTATTAGGCGTGGCTGAAGAGCTGGGTAAAATCATCACTGAATACAAGGTCATTGTGGATAAAAGCACGGTTCCTGTAGGCACTGCTGAAAAAGTCAGAGCTGCCATACAAAAAAACGCCAAGGTAGATTTTGATGTAGTCTCCAATCCGGAATTTCTGCGTGAAGGTTTTGCCGTAGATGACTTTATGAAACCGGATCGTGTAGTAGTAGGCACCAGCTCTGAAAGAGCCCGCAAGCTGATGGAAGAACTTTACAAACCCTACGTTAGGCAGGGTAATCCTATTATCTTCATGGATGAAAAATCAGCCGAGCTGACCAAATACGCAGCCAATGCCTTCCTTGCGACCAAAATCACATTCATGAACGAAATAGCCAACTTTTGCGAAAAAGTAGGGGCTAATGTAGATATGGTCCGTATTGGCATTGGCTCAGACAGCCGTATAGGCAAACGCTTCCTCTTTCCGGGTATTGGCTATGGCGGCAGCTGCTTCCCCAAAGATGTACAGGCACTGGTAAAATCCGGTAGAGAACACGGCTATGAGTTCAAAATACTGGAAAGCGTCATGGCCGTCAATGAAAAGCAAAAAACCATTATCATTCCCAAGATAACCCAGTACTTCGGCAGCAACGGAAGTCTCTCAGGCAAACGTTTTGCAATGTGGGGCCTGGCCTTCAAGCCCGATACCGATGACATCCGCGAAGCACCGGCTCTGTACATCATTGACGAACTGCTGAAACTGGGCGTACACATCGTAGCCTTTGACCCTGAAGCGATGCCCAATGTAAAAAAGAAACTGGGCAATAAAATAGAATACGCCCCTGACCGCTACTCTGCTCTCAAAGATGCAGACGCCCTTATCATTGCTACTGAATGGAGTGAATTCCGCTCACCCGACTTTGAAAAAATGGCCTCCCTCATGAAACAAAAGGTAATATTTGACGGACGCAACCTCTACGAACCTGCTGAAATGCAAGCCAAAGGTTTTTACTACCGTAGTATTGGAAGAGAACAGGCCAACTGA
- a CDS encoding epimerase translates to MKRVLITGAAGFLGSHLCDRFIKEGYEVVGMDNLITGNLRNIEHLFKLKEFEFYHHDVSKFVHVPGKLDYILHFASPASPIDYLKIPIQTLKVGSLGTHNLLGLAKAKNATIMVASTSEVYGDPQVHPQKEDYWGHVNPIGPRGVYDEAKRFQEAITMAYHRFHGLKTRIVRIFNTYGPRMRLNDGRVLPAFIGQALRGEDLTVFGDGSQTRSFCYVDDLIEGIYRLLQTDYVYPVNLGNPEEITIREFGEEIIRLTGSRQKLVFKELPVDDPKQRQPDISLAKKLLGWEPRISRAEGLRITYEYFKSLPQEELFKKEHQFEEYIKK, encoded by the coding sequence ATGAAAAGAGTCCTGATTACAGGCGCGGCAGGTTTTCTCGGTTCCCACCTCTGCGACCGTTTTATTAAAGAAGGATATGAGGTTGTCGGTATGGATAATCTCATCACCGGCAATCTGCGCAATATTGAACACCTCTTCAAACTCAAGGAATTTGAGTTTTATCATCATGATGTATCCAAGTTTGTGCACGTACCGGGTAAGCTGGACTACATCCTGCACTTTGCCTCCCCGGCAAGCCCTATTGATTACCTGAAAATACCCATTCAAACACTAAAGGTCGGCTCTCTGGGCACACACAACCTGCTGGGACTGGCCAAAGCCAAAAATGCCACCATCATGGTGGCTTCCACCTCTGAAGTGTATGGCGACCCGCAGGTACATCCGCAAAAAGAAGATTACTGGGGACATGTAAACCCCATCGGGCCTCGCGGTGTTTATGATGAAGCAAAGCGCTTTCAGGAAGCCATCACCATGGCCTATCATCGCTTTCATGGCCTGAAAACACGTATCGTCCGCATCTTTAATACCTATGGCCCCCGCATGCGCCTCAATGACGGAAGGGTGCTGCCGGCTTTTATAGGGCAAGCGCTCCGCGGTGAAGACCTCACCGTCTTTGGCGATGGCAGCCAAACGCGTTCATTCTGCTACGTGGATGACCTGATTGAGGGTATCTACAGACTGCTGCAGACAGACTACGTATATCCGGTTAACCTGGGTAATCCCGAAGAAATTACCATCCGGGAATTTGGTGAGGAAATCATCCGTCTCACCGGCAGCAGGCAGAAGCTCGTTTTTAAAGAACTGCCTGTTGACGACCCCAAACAACGCCAGCCCGACATCTCCCTGGCCAAAAAACTTCTTGGCTGGGAGCCCCGCATAAGCAGGGCAGAAGGACTTCGTATCACCTATGAATATTTTAAAAGTCTTCCTCAGGAAGAGTTGTTTAAAAAAGAACACCAATTTGAAGAATACATTAAAAAATAG
- the capL gene encoding UDP-N-acetyl-D-galactosamine dehydrogenase, giving the protein MYQELISGKAKLAVIGLGYVGLPIALEFARKIPVIGFDINEERIKMMKKGIDPSNELTAEDFKGTNIHFTSKVNDLKKARFYIVAVPTPVDIHKVPDLKPVLSASRSIGQALKKGDYVVYESTVYPGCTEEDCLPILEQLSGLKVGKDFKLGYSPERINPGDKEHTLPKIKKVVSGCDAESAREIARVYEIVVKAGVHIAPSIKVAEAAKIIENTQRDLNIALMNELSMIFERMNINTFDVLDAAATKWNFLRFSPGLVGGHCIGVDPYYLTYKAIALGYKPEVILSGRRINDSMGEYVARTIVQRLIKKGKIVGKSRVLVMGATFKENVSDIRNSKVADVVHELKSYSVHVEVTDPHADSDELKHEYGFGLIDKPGKNYDAVIIAVAHREYLPLEEKYFKSILSKGGIIADLRGIYRGKIKSLEYWSL; this is encoded by the coding sequence ATGTATCAGGAACTCATCAGCGGCAAGGCAAAGCTTGCCGTCATCGGCCTGGGCTATGTAGGTTTGCCCATCGCTCTGGAATTTGCGCGCAAAATACCCGTCATCGGGTTTGACATTAATGAAGAGCGCATAAAGATGATGAAAAAGGGCATTGACCCCAGCAACGAGCTGACTGCTGAAGATTTTAAAGGAACCAATATCCACTTCACCAGCAAAGTCAATGACCTCAAAAAAGCACGATTTTATATCGTAGCCGTGCCCACTCCGGTGGATATACATAAAGTACCCGACCTTAAACCGGTACTCAGCGCTTCCCGCTCTATCGGTCAGGCGCTTAAAAAAGGCGATTATGTAGTGTACGAATCCACCGTATATCCCGGCTGCACGGAAGAAGACTGCCTGCCCATCCTGGAACAGCTTTCAGGCCTCAAGGTGGGAAAAGATTTCAAGCTGGGGTATAGTCCCGAGCGTATTAACCCGGGCGACAAGGAACACACGCTGCCAAAAATCAAAAAAGTGGTCTCCGGGTGTGATGCGGAAAGCGCAAGGGAAATAGCCCGCGTGTATGAGATAGTGGTAAAAGCAGGAGTGCATATTGCCCCCTCCATTAAAGTGGCTGAGGCAGCCAAGATCATTGAAAATACCCAGCGCGACCTGAATATCGCATTAATGAACGAACTTTCCATGATATTTGAAAGAATGAACATCAACACCTTTGATGTACTGGATGCTGCAGCCACCAAGTGGAACTTTCTGCGTTTCTCTCCCGGACTGGTGGGCGGTCACTGCATAGGTGTAGATCCCTACTACCTCACATACAAGGCTATCGCCCTGGGCTACAAGCCAGAAGTAATACTCAGCGGCAGACGCATCAATGACAGCATGGGCGAATACGTTGCCCGCACCATCGTGCAACGCCTCATTAAAAAAGGCAAAATCGTTGGTAAATCCAGAGTGCTGGTTATGGGGGCTACTTTTAAAGAAAATGTTAGCGACATCCGCAATTCCAAAGTGGCCGATGTAGTGCATGAATTGAAGTCCTACTCAGTGCATGTGGAAGTAACAGATCCCCATGCCGACAGTGATGAACTAAAACATGAATACGGATTCGGCCTGATTGACAAGCCCGGAAAAAATTATGATGCCGTAATTATAGCCGTTGCTCATCGCGAATACCTTCCTCTGGAAGAAAAATATTTTAAATCCATCCTTTCAAAAGGAGGCATCATTGCCGACCTGAGAGGGATATACAGGGGGAAAATAAAATCACTGGAATACTGGTCTCTGTAA
- the rmlB gene encoding dTDP-glucose 4,6-dehydratase, with protein MTAGKKTILITGGAGFIGSHVVRLFVNQYPEYHIVNLDLLTYAGNLENLRDVENRPNYTFIKGDITDADFIHRLFNQFTFDGVIHLAAESHVDRSISDPLAFVKTNVLGTVILLNAARHAWKDNYAGKRFYHVSTDEVYGSLGQTGLFTEQTPYDPHSPYSASKASSDHFVRAYFDTYKLPVVISNCSNNYGSHQFPEKLIPLFINNIIHNKPLPVYGKGENTRDWLYVEDHARAIDLIFHKGRTGETYNIGGFNEWKNIDLVKLLCRIMDKKLNRPPGTSEQLITFVKDRPGHDLRYAIDATKLNKELGWKPSVTFEQGLEKTVDWYLSNTEWLAHVTSGEYQQYYQKQYLER; from the coding sequence ATGACTGCAGGTAAAAAAACCATTCTCATCACCGGAGGTGCAGGATTTATCGGCTCGCATGTGGTGCGCCTGTTTGTCAACCAGTATCCCGAATACCATATCGTCAACCTGGACCTGCTTACCTATGCCGGCAATCTGGAAAACCTGCGCGATGTGGAAAACCGGCCCAATTATACTTTCATCAAAGGTGATATCACTGATGCCGACTTCATCCATAGGCTCTTTAATCAGTTTACATTTGACGGTGTAATCCATCTGGCTGCCGAATCACATGTAGACCGTTCCATATCTGACCCGCTTGCCTTCGTAAAAACCAATGTTCTGGGAACAGTTATTCTGCTGAATGCTGCACGCCATGCCTGGAAAGACAACTATGCGGGCAAACGCTTTTACCATGTTTCCACTGATGAAGTCTATGGCTCACTGGGTCAAACCGGATTGTTTACCGAGCAAACCCCCTACGATCCGCATTCCCCCTACTCGGCTTCCAAAGCCAGCTCTGACCACTTTGTAAGGGCTTACTTTGATACCTATAAATTGCCGGTGGTCATCTCCAATTGCTCCAATAACTATGGCTCTCATCAGTTTCCCGAAAAACTGATTCCCCTTTTTATCAATAATATCATCCACAACAAGCCCCTACCCGTTTATGGAAAAGGCGAAAACACCCGCGACTGGCTTTATGTGGAAGATCATGCACGGGCTATTGACCTGATTTTTCACAAGGGCAGAACAGGCGAAACCTACAACATAGGAGGTTTTAACGAATGGAAAAACATTGACCTCGTAAAACTTCTCTGCCGGATAATGGATAAAAAACTCAACCGGCCGCCCGGAACTTCCGAACAACTTATCACCTTTGTCAAAGACCGCCCCGGTCACGACCTCAGATATGCCATAGATGCCACCAAGCTGAACAAAGAACTCGGCTGGAAACCCTCCGTAACCTTTGAGCAGGGCCTTGAAAAAACTGTGGACTGGTATCTCAGCAATACCGAGTGGCTGGCGCACGTTACCAGCGGAGAATACCAACAATATTATCAAAAGCAATATCTTGAAAGATGA
- a CDS encoding epimerase translates to MYETPYHHTDLSKLTFLVTGGAGFIGSNIVEYLLKHGASKVRVLDNLITGSRENIEDFREYPAFEFIEGDIRDLLTCREAVQDMDYVIHQAALGSVPRSLKEPELTNSINVDGFLNVLIAAKEEKVKRLVYASSSSVYGDSRELPQIEDRIGKPLSPYAVSKYVNELYARVFADNYGIEVIGLRYFNVFGPRQSPKGAYAAVIPLFIHALMHGNDAYINGDGTQTRDFTFVENAVQANILALFTQNKKAINQIFNIAVGESYSVTQLFRFLCEFMGVHKEPLHREPRKGEIQNSLADISRAVSLLGYKPSIRFKEGLKITIAYFKNKTPVK, encoded by the coding sequence ATGTACGAGACCCCCTACCATCATACGGATTTAAGCAAACTTACCTTTCTGGTAACCGGTGGTGCCGGCTTTATCGGCTCCAATATTGTAGAATATCTCCTCAAACACGGAGCCAGTAAGGTGCGGGTATTAGACAACCTCATCACAGGCTCCCGTGAAAATATTGAGGACTTTCGCGAATATCCCGCCTTTGAATTTATAGAAGGCGATATTCGTGACCTGCTCACCTGCCGTGAAGCCGTTCAGGATATGGATTATGTCATTCACCAGGCAGCCCTGGGCTCGGTGCCCCGCTCCCTGAAAGAACCCGAGCTCACCAACTCTATCAACGTAGACGGATTTCTCAATGTGCTGATTGCAGCAAAGGAGGAAAAAGTAAAACGTCTTGTTTATGCTTCCTCCTCCTCGGTTTATGGAGACAGCCGAGAACTACCGCAGATTGAGGACCGCATAGGCAAGCCCCTTTCACCCTATGCCGTAAGCAAATACGTCAATGAGCTCTATGCCCGCGTCTTTGCTGACAACTATGGTATTGAAGTCATCGGCCTGCGCTATTTCAACGTGTTTGGTCCACGCCAGAGCCCCAAAGGCGCCTATGCTGCTGTAATTCCGCTTTTTATCCATGCCCTGATGCATGGCAATGACGCCTATATCAACGGAGACGGCACACAGACCCGCGATTTTACTTTTGTGGAAAATGCCGTGCAGGCCAACATCTTGGCGCTGTTTACACAAAACAAAAAAGCCATTAACCAGATCTTTAACATTGCCGTAGGTGAAAGTTATTCGGTAACCCAGTTGTTCCGCTTTCTGTGTGAATTCATGGGCGTGCATAAAGAGCCCCTCCACAGAGAACCCCGGAAAGGTGAAATTCAAAACTCCCTTGCCGACATATCCCGGGCAGTCAGCTTGCTGGGTTACAAACCCAGCATACGCTTCAAAGAAGGTTTGAAAATAACCATCGCTTATTTTAAAAATAAAACTCCGGTTAAATAA
- the rmlC gene encoding dTDP-4-dehydrorhamnose 3,5-epimerase — MKVTPTEIPGLLIIEPVVYTDERGLFFESYNQKALSRYNLPSVFVQDNQSFSKYGVLRGLHFQHAPYEQAKLVRVLQGEVFDVAVDLRKGSPTYGKWKGVVLSASNRKQLFIPRGFAHGFLVLSPTAEFFYKCDNFYSKAYDGGIRYDDPDLNIQWPLPEQELILSDKDRNLPLLKEASVNFTYQA; from the coding sequence TTGAAAGTTACGCCAACAGAAATACCCGGACTGCTGATCATTGAACCCGTTGTTTACACAGACGAGCGCGGACTGTTTTTTGAAAGCTATAATCAAAAAGCCCTGAGCCGCTACAACCTCCCTTCTGTATTTGTGCAGGACAATCAATCCTTCTCCAAATATGGCGTGCTAAGGGGGTTACATTTTCAGCATGCCCCCTATGAACAGGCAAAGCTGGTGCGCGTCCTGCAGGGAGAAGTGTTTGATGTGGCCGTGGACCTGCGCAAAGGCAGCCCAACCTACGGCAAATGGAAAGGCGTAGTCCTTAGCGCATCCAACCGCAAACAGCTTTTTATCCCGCGAGGGTTTGCACATGGTTTCCTCGTATTGAGCCCCACGGCTGAATTTTTTTACAAGTGCGACAATTTCTACTCCAAAGCCTATGACGGTGGCATTCGCTATGACGACCCGGATTTAAACATTCAATGGCCCCTCCCGGAGCAGGAGCTGATTCTTTCGGACAAAGACCGGAATCTGCCTCTGCTAAAAGAAGCGTCTGTTAACTTTACGTATCAAGCTTAA